In Microbacterium esteraromaticum, the following proteins share a genomic window:
- the uraH gene encoding hydroxyisourate hydrolase, which produces MSVSHVTTHILDTSVGRPAPDVAVALEARQGDEWVAIGSGSTDADGRVKELGPERLESGAYRLRFDTAAYFAGIDTDTFFPEVVLTFQVDAEQAHYHVPLLLSPFAYSTYRGS; this is translated from the coding sequence ATGAGCGTTTCCCACGTGACCACCCACATCCTGGACACCTCGGTCGGGCGCCCCGCGCCCGACGTCGCGGTCGCGCTCGAAGCCCGTCAGGGCGACGAGTGGGTCGCGATCGGCTCAGGATCCACAGATGCTGACGGGCGGGTGAAAGAACTGGGCCCCGAGCGGCTGGAGAGCGGTGCGTACCGACTCCGGTTCGACACGGCGGCCTACTTCGCCGGCATCGACACGGACACCTTCTTCCCGGAGGTGGTGTTGACCTTCCAGGTCGACGCTGAGCAGGCGCACTATCACGTGCCGCTGCTGCTGAGCCCGTTCGCCTATTCCACTTACCGAGGAAGCTGA
- the uraD gene encoding 2-oxo-4-hydroxy-4-carboxy-5-ureidoimidazoline decarboxylase, whose translation MLLENFNVAAREEAVAVVKPALDIARWIDGIIDGRPYQSIDEVAAAAATVAAPLTEAEIDGALAHHPRIGERPQGETAEAALSRKEQPGVDADTAARLAEGNKAYEQRFDRVYLVRAAGRSAEEILALLQERLGNTPEQELVVVDQQLREIAALRLAGALES comes from the coding sequence ATGTGGCCGCTCGCGAAGAAGCCGTCGCCGTCGTGAAGCCGGCGCTCGACATCGCTCGCTGGATCGATGGGATCATCGACGGCCGGCCGTACCAGAGCATCGACGAGGTCGCGGCCGCAGCCGCCACCGTCGCAGCCCCGCTCACCGAGGCCGAGATCGACGGCGCCCTGGCGCACCACCCTCGTATCGGCGAGCGCCCCCAGGGCGAGACCGCCGAGGCAGCGCTCTCACGCAAGGAGCAGCCGGGCGTCGACGCCGACACCGCAGCGCGGCTCGCCGAGGGCAACAAGGCCTATGAGCAGCGGTTCGACCGCGTGTACCTGGTGCGCGCCGCCGGACGCTCGGCGGAAGAGATCCTCGCCCTGCTGCAGGAGCGGCTGGGCAACACCCCCGAACAGGAGCTCGTCGTGGTCGACCAGCAGCTGCGCGAGATCGCGGCGCTGCGCCTGGCCGGAGCCCTCGAGAGCTGA